The Juglans microcarpa x Juglans regia isolate MS1-56 chromosome 8S, Jm3101_v1.0, whole genome shotgun sequence genome has a window encoding:
- the LOC121244758 gene encoding UDP-glycosyltransferase 90A1-like: MAAAPPPLHLVIFPYMAQGHTIPLLDISKAFAIRGLKVVIITTPSNAPFIVSETSNHPNISLSIIPFPRVPELPEGRDENIADLPSMALLSTSVEATKKRKQPFEGLLIDMIADGHPPVCVISDFFLSWTLDSCRSFGIPRIVSHGMGALSMAIFKSLTLLPLRTKPSSELDPIELPILTLPFTLKKADIPEGLLDSDPNDPFARIIVETGQADINSWGVLVNSFEELEGDHVGAFESFYFNNAKAYCLGPFFLYNELIQEVKAKKVQMQSNSYIKWLEKQAGSDGRTVIYVSFGTQAHLSEDQLDEIAGLEMAEHPFMWVVRSRTWAAPEGWKERVKEKGLVLHDWADQRSILSHPAIGGFLSHCGWNSMLESISMGVPLLAWPMLGVSEQELNAKFIVSGWGAGLMIPHRGDCGEKIMAVGRDVICDRVKELMGGGKGRKAREKAQALGRMARGAVEKGGSSDMKLDQLIDQLSNNKNGKS; the protein is encoded by the exons ATGGCTGCTGCTCCCCCACCACTCCATTTAGTCATCTTTCCTTATATGGCTCAGGGCCACACCATCCCATTACTAGACATCTCAAAAGCCTTCGCAATCCGTGGCCTAAAGGTCGTCATCATCACCACCCCATCAAATGCTCCGTTCATTGTTTCTGAAACCTCCAACCATCCTAATATTTCCTTGTCAATCATCCCATTTCCAAGAGTTCCAGAGCTTCCTGAAGGACGTga TGAGAACATTGCTGACCTTCCTTCAATGGCTCTGTTGAGTACTTCTGTTGAAGCTACCAAGAAAAGGAAACAACCATTTGAGGGACTTCTCATAGACATGATTGCTGATGGGCATCCCCCGGTTTGCGTGATCTCCGACTTCTTCTTAAGTTGGACACTCGATTCATGCCGTTCATTCGGAATCCCACGCATTGTTTCTCATGGAATGGGAGCTTTATCAATGGCTATTTTTAAGTCTCTTACTTTGCTTCCCCTTAGAACAAAGCCTTCCTCAGAATTGGATCCTATAGAGTTGCCAATCCTGACACTGCCATTCACACTGAAAAAAGCCGACATCCCTGAAGGCCTTTTGGATTCTGATCCGAATGATCCTTTTGCACGCATCATCGTAGAGACTGGGCAAGCGGATATCAACAGCTGGGGCGTTCTTGTTAATAGTTTTGAGGAGCTCGAGGGTGATCATGTTGGTGcatttgagtctttctatttcAACAATGCTAAAGCATACTGTCTAGGACCATTTTTCCTATACAATGAACTTATACAAGAAGTGAAGGCTAAGAAGGTGCAAATGCAATCCAATTCCTACATCAAATGGCTTGAGAAGCAAGCGGGTTCTGATGGTCGTACTGTGATCTATGTTTCATTTGGCACCCAAGCACACTTGTCAGAAGATCAGCTTGACGAGATTGCCGGGTTGGAGATGGCTGAACATCCATTCATGTGGGTGGTGAGGTCAAGGACTTGGGCTGCACCAGAGGGATGGAAAGAGAGGGTGAAGGAGAAAGGATTGGTTTTGCATGATTGGGCAGACCAAAGAAGCATCCTTTCCCACCCTGCAATAGGAGGGTTTTTGAGTCACTGTGGATGGAACTCCATGTTGGAAAGCATTTCAATGGGTGTCCCACTTCTAGCTTGGCCGATGCTTGGTGTTTCAGAGCAGGAACTGAATGCGAAGTTTATCGTTTCGGGATGGGGAGCCGGGTTAATGATCCCACACAGAGGTGATTGTGGGGAGAAAATCATGGCAGTTGGTCGTGATGTGATTTGTGATAGAGTGAAGGAGTTGATGGGAGGTGGGAAAGGGAGAAAGGCTAGGGAGAAGGCACAAGCATTGGGGAGAATGGCAAGAGGTGCTGTGGAAAAAGGTGGTTCTTCTGATATGAAACTGGACCAACTGATTGATCAACTCAGCAATAATAAAAATGGGAAATCCTAA